Below is a window of Nicotiana tabacum cultivar K326 chromosome 19, ASM71507v2, whole genome shotgun sequence DNA.
ACTTTTTTTAATAATTCTTTCTATGATTGTCTCCTTTCCAGGGAATGAGCACTGAGATTAAGTGTGAATGTCTTGACATACTATGTGATGTTCTTCACAAGTACGGGAATCTGATGGCTTCTGATCATGAGGCATTGTTAACTTCGTTATTGCCCCAGTTGAGTTCCAATCAAGCCAGTGTCAGGAAGAAGACAGTCTCATGTATAGGTAACTTTGTTATCAATTCTTCTTTGATTGTATATGTTTTAAATTGTGAATGGTGAGTTTATCAACTTAAAACAGGGGTTGTTTGATGGCTTAGTCATAGGTGCTTTGGGGGGTAGTAATTGCAATTTCATTTCAGTCATGGAAACATGGGTTCATAAGACTTCTTAGACTATCATGTACTGTTGGACTATTGACCAATCTTTCAACTTTCCTGCAGTAAATTCAGTTTAACCTTTTTCCTATACAGCATCTTTATCTTCGAGTTTGTCTGATGATTTGCTGGCAAAGGCGACTGTTGAAGTTGTTCGCCTTTTGAGCCATAAGGGCTCAAAATCGGAGATGATACGAACTAACATTCAGATGATTGGGGCCTTAAGGTAGCAAATCCTGAATATAAATTGATGCTTTGCATTTTGTCCTCTCAAATGTTCTACATATAATTTTGATATACTTGATTAACTTTAGACAAATGCGTGAGGACAATTTACTTTTCTCTTGACAGTAGGTATAGTGGATACTCGATCAGCAGATTTCAACATATAATTTTGATATACTTGATTAACTTTAGACAAATGCGCGAGGACAATTTACTTTTCTCTTGACAGTAGGTATGGTGGATACTCGATCAGCAGATTTCACTCAAATTTCTTCACCCTGTTGGACTCTATGCTTGTCACTGTCATAGAGAACTGAAACACAGTTGAAAGCGAAAAGAATCCCGTTATCATTTGACATTATTTTTACAACTGGAATAGCAAACATAGGAAGACAAGAGAATTGAGTGAAAGTATTTGAATATTCAGTTTTTTTGGTCCCTCCGTGTACTGGAGATGCACATAATAGAAGGATAAAGCGAAGTAGGTTCAGTATGTAAACCATGGTTATTTGGCCTGGTTTTCTTGTTGGTTAGTAGAACTGCCTACTTGTATCAAATGAAACAAAAGAGGGTCAAGTGACTTGTATCTGGGTGCTCTCTGCTGGAGATGAGTGTTTTGTGTTTACACCTTTAAATAGAGAATTCTGGACTTAAGTAAACATGAAATGGAAAAGATCAAAGGTGTCAAACCTAGCTGTCAAACTGACACATGCATGCTCACCCCTGACTGTCTCTTTTCTATTTAAGATCCTCTATTTTTTGTCTTCTGAGATGGTTTGCTTCCTTTTGGAGACCCCTTCCTCCTTTATTATCTATCTATTTTGTTGACTAAATTTAACTAAGCTGTTAAACTGTGATTCCAGCCGTGCTGTTGGCTATCGTTTTGGTCCCCACCTCGGAGAGACAGTTCCAATGCTAATTAACTACTGTACAAGTGCATCTGAAAATGATGAGGAGCTTCGTGAATATAGTCTGCAGGTGTTATATTAATCGGTTGTCTTTTCTACTTTGTCCTTGTTACTTCCCCCTTGGATGCCTGGGTTTTGAAGTATTTTCATTTCCAGGCACTTGAGAGCTTTTTGCTAAGGTGTCCCCGGGATATTTCTTACTACTGTGATGAAATTTTGCACCTCACCCTGGAATATCTTAGCTATGACCCCAACTTCACCGACAATATGGAGGAAGATATTGATGAAGAAATTCTTGATGAAGAGGAAGATGAGTATGTTCACTTATGCTCTGGATTTTGCAAAGACCCAATAGGGTTATATTTGCTAATGTAATCACTTGTAAATTTTTTATCTAGCGAGAGTGCTAATGAATACACTGACGATGAAGATGTCAGTTGGAAGGTTAGAAGAGCTGCTGCCAAATGCTTAGCAGCATTGATAGTTACTCGGCCTGAGATGCTATCAAAGCTGTATGAGCAGGTATGACTAGGAAGTGTGACCTATTTTGGCCTTCTTACTTTAAGCTACTTTATATCTGAAGTTTTGTTATAGTGTTTAAACCTCTATTTATCATTAGATTACTTGAAGTGTGTTGCTCTGATGTAGCTCTGCATTCTTATTGCAGTTGAAATATTTCTAATACTATCCATTTGTCTCGTAATCATAATAAGCTAATATACCAACTCTAACCTTGTGCAGGCTTGTCCAAAGTTGATTGACAGGTttaaagaaagagaagagaatgTTAAGGTAAATTTCAGATGTACTTTGAACTTCCTAAGCGAGTTGGTTTTAATTTTCTAAATACTTGCTTAACAGATGGATGTGTTTAGTACATTCATTGAGCTGTTGCGACAAACGGGCAATGTAACAAAAGGACATACTGATCTGGATGAATCTAGGTAAGATCATCTCTTTGTTACTTTGAATGACCTTGCCTTATTTTGTTTATTCTGAAATCATTCTACTTCATCTGTGAAGACAGTTACTTTGGGAAACACTTTTTTCCTTCAGAAGACTAGAATATAAATATATGCAATTTTTAATGCGATCTTGAGCACAAACAGTTTAGTGCAGAAATAAAGCGATCAGCGAAAGTTGGGGATAACAATAGTTCTAATTTACTCATTAAGCAAAACCAACAAAAAATAAACATTGTCTGCAAAAGGAGATTGAGAATTTTCAAACAAAAGCCTTCTTATTCTTTAGTTGTGCTAGGCAGTTCTCATTCTCTACTTTTGAGGAAGTATGGACTCTTCATTTCAAAATAAGCTAAGACAGTATGGACCTAATCATTTGTAATAATGAGATATTGAGATTCCCATCTGGTATAACCTTTGTTTTCCTTCCTTCTGTTGTGGTATAACAACTGGTTTTTCTCCCCCTCTCAATGGACTGATTTCACTTCTTTTTACCACACCAAACATAACGTGGATTGGGAGATTCCTAATGCTTTACTCCTTACTGGCATAGCCAGTTTGATAGTATCGGCGATgccaatattttttttggataagTCAAATAAATTATGATTTCAATGGTAACTTCCATTGTATCATGCAGTCCTAGATGGCTATTGAAGCAAGAAGTGCCCAAGATTGTTAGATCTTTAAATAAGCAGCTTCGGGAAAAATCTGTGAAGACAAAGGTATGTGTCTACTGCTTACTGCCATCTTTGCTGCAGTCTATGTGTTGGCTTTACATTTCATGAGTCTTCCTCTTTTTAGGTTGGCGCCTTTTCAGTTTTGAAAGAACTTGTGGTCGTCCTTCCTGATTGCCTTGCAGAGCACATTGGATCCCTTATTCCTGGAATTGAGAAGGCATTATGTGTAAGTTGACTTTTCGCTGTTTGTGTTTGTACTTTATAATTCGAACTTTCTAGGTTCTTGCTTCTTTTTTTCCTATTAATGTTGTGATTGTTTTGTACAGGACAAGTCTTCCACATCAAATTTAAAGATTGAAGCTCTCATATTTACAAGATTAGTGTTGGCATCACATTCACCTCTTGTTTTCCACCCACATATTAAGGTAAGACATCTAGTTGCTTATCCGCTTAATATAATTGTAGTAAATGAAATACATACCTGGACTGGTGCAAACTAATAAAAGGTTGTTTCTTAGACGCTTGAAAATTTTATGGGAGTCCTACTTCTCTCGTAACAAAGTTAGAAGAGAACTTCGTTCCTTGATTGAGAAATGGTACTAATCATGCATAAATATGATCTTATACCCGGATTGGTGTGTACTTGTAGAACTGTGTCAAAGCTTGTAAATCTCTGGTTGACCTACTTTTCAcatagaaaatgaaaaataaaataaaattttactcCTTGATTGAGAAATGGTACTCAGCAGGCATAATAAGATCAACGCAAGGAGCTCAtgatattaaaaaagaaaagatagtcaACACTCAACAGGATTGTTAAGCAGAGTCGTATGGCTTCATTCCTTGACTGATCGATAATGAGATGATCTAATAATGTTATATTTCTTTCGTTGTATTGTGCAAAATCTCTCCTTTTTTTCCCTGTGATTGTGAAAATTTTCTATAATTAATTTTCTCTGTTACAGCCTTCGGATTTAAATGTTCTTATAGGAGCTATCATCTTAGTCTGTATGTCCAAGGATTTTTCTTTGACTATACTTTCTGTTGTGTTAACTAGGCTATATCTAGTCCTGTTATATCTGCTGTTGGTGAACGGTATTACAAGGTTACTGCAGATGCATTAAGAGTTTGTGGTGAGCTTGTGCGGGTATTACGGCCAAATATCGAGGTTAGATTTCCTTACTGTGCCAATCAACAACTTTTTAGCTGTCTGAAACACTGATGATGTTGCCTTTTAGGGTTCCGCTTTTGATTTCAAACCCTATGTTCATCCAATATATAATGCCATAATGGCGCGTTTGACAAACCAAGATCAGGATCAGGTTAGTTGCTTGCTTTTGAGAAATGAGAACTTTCTTATCTAAGTTGATGTTTATGTAACTGTCCTCGACTTCCAGGAGGTTAAGGAGTGTGCAATTTCTTGCATGGGGCGCGTAGTTTCAACATTTGGTGATCACCTGCAAGCTGAATTATCTGCATGTCTTCCAGTTCTCGTGGACCGAATGGGCAATGAAATAACTAGACTGACAGCTGTCAAGGTTTGTTTGTTTAGGAAATGAGCTCTATCTAAATATGTAGGATAGAAAGGGTACcactttaattttttatttcctttaaaataattcaagaatTTTAATTATTATAACTCTTCACAAACTATAGCCTATAGGagcaaagaaaatgaacaatTAAGCTTTTTGCTCATGAGTTGGTATGACCAGAAAAGAGAAGTACCCCGTATGTAACACATAAAAGACTTCTCCTCCCCTCTACACTCACCATTTCCTAGGCaggagtaggggtaaggtttgcgtgccccagaccccacttgtgggatttcattGGGTTTGTTGTTGACCTTTGATCTTCGGTTACCTCCAACATTCTTGATCTTCCCATGGCAAGCGGTTAAAATTGCATGTTGGTTTGGTTACATTGATTTGTATTGGAATTTCCTAGAGTTCATCGCGTATTTGCATTTTGCAGGCTTTTGCTGTCATAGCTGCTTCTCCTTTGCACCTGGATCTTTCATGTGTCATCGAGCAAGTGATTTCTGAGTTAACCGCGTTCTTACGCAAGGTGAAACTAGATGTTCTCAAATGTTAACTTAGAAAAAATTTCACTGCATTTTATATTATGAAGTCTCAACAATTTTGCTACTTTTGGAGAGTAGGCCAATCGGGCTCTCAGACAAGCTACTCTAGGGACCTTGAACACCCTCATCGTAGCTTATGGTGATAAAATTGGATCTGCTGCTTATGAAGTTATTGTTATGGAACTTTCTACACTAATAAGGTTTGAGTTTATGATTAGTTTGGTTGAATAGTTTTCCCATGTTAGATGTTCCTACTACATTTCAGTCCTCGATTGTATCATCAATATATTCTGACTTTCTGAGTATCATTAACATCTTCTGACTTTCTGATTCTTTTGACTTTAGTGACTCAGACTTACACATGACGGCACTTGCGCTGGAGCTTTGCTGTACATTAATGGCTGACAGAAGGTCAAGCGCAAATGTGGGTTTGACTGTGAGAAACAAAGTTCTTCCTCAAGCCTTAACACTAGTGAGAAGTTCACTACTTCAGGGGCAAGCCCTTCTGGTACTTCCTTCTTTCTGTTAGTTTCCATTTTGATCTATTCTGTTTGCTTTACAAcacacttttttttttgttgataaagACATTACTCACTTTTATTAACATGGCAGGCTCTTCAAAACTTCTTCGCTGCATTGGTTTCCTCTGCCAATACAAGCTTTGATACTCTGCTGGATTCTCTCCTTTCAACTGCTAAACCATCTCCCCAGTCTGGCGGTGTTACCAAACAAGCTTTATTTTCCATTGCTCAATGTGTGGCAGTTCTTTGTCTTGTCGCTGGTGATCAGAAGTGTTCTTCTACTGTAAACATGTTGACAGACAGCCTGAAAGATGATAGTAGTACTAATTCGGTAGGCCCTTtatttgttgtttgtttgttttttatttatttatttgtattttggttAAGTTGTTTGTTGATGTTGACTTGTGTGAcaatctcatctaaaggcttgaGCAGTTAGAGATAGTCCACTTCTATAATTACCTAATTGCGTCAACACGCTGCTTCTCACCCTATTCTTTTTCATGGGGCAAGCACGTGAATTTTTTTTTGGTAGTGGGGGGCGGTGAGACATGAATCCAACACCTTTGCCTACTTGGATACCATTTTAAGAAAATACACTTTGGATCTAACTCAATCCCAAAAGTTAGCTCATGATGTGAGGATTACTCGAGACCATACAAGGAAACAATAACCCATTCTTTTACCAAGTATAACAGTCTAATCCACTAGTGATATTATTGTCCATTTTGTGTCAAAGCTTTGCGGGCTTTAAAACGTGTTTCTAGAGTTTCAAAGATTACTTCTTTATATAATACCTAGCATCTCTCCCATGTTTTGCCAATGTGAGGTTTTCTTAGGGTGTTACATACACCCCCAATGTTATCAAAgacgaaaagcgcaaaaaagctctaaggtctgatggagctttaagcgcaaagcgcaaataaagtATGAGCTTTAACGAAGAAAGGCGCAAATGGAGAAAAACTACAAATATGTATGTATAGTCCAAGACTAATAACTATAAGCATGAATACCAAATATATGgagaaagaaattgaagaaaatttacgaTAAAGTGTATATCAATTGTTTAATATCGCCTCTTCGAGATTACGCTCATTGGCAGGAAAAAGTATGCCTCAGAGCCTTCGGCCTTGATGAAAACAATGAAGCGCCCTCTAAGTGAGATGAAGTGCTCAAGATGTTTTGAGCCTCACTTCAGGGCTTAAGCAAGCCTTTAACAACACTAACACCCCCTATAGGGACTTAGTGTTCTTGCTGAGGTTTGCCCCACCATTGCTTGCTTAAGATTGCACTGGATTGACTCTGAAACGATGCAAAAATACTGGGTCTTGGCCCTAACTTAACCCAAAAGCTAGCTTATGAAGTGAGGTTGTCCAAGGCACCCCCATAAAAaaccaataatatatatatatatatatatatatatatatatatatatatatatatatatatcctcaacACAGCACATTCTAACAACCCCACACACCTAGGACTGAAGACAGAACAGTGGATATCAACAAGGGTGCCCAACATTAAGAAACACAATAACAGGGTTAGATCAGGCTCTGATGCTATGTTAAGAATGAACCTTGGTAAGCACTCAATGCCAGATAAAGTTTCTGAGCTTGAacttccttttgagataaactgCGAGATAAGAAAATGAATCTGCCACCGAGCAGTGTAAATTTACGTGACACTGTTTCTTCTGCTTTCTTCAATTGGTTTTAATAACTGTAAGAGAACCCTGCTTTTCTGATTTCATTTATCCTTTGCAGGCCAAGCAACATCTTGCCTTGCTATGCTTAGGGGAAATTGGAAGAAGGAAGGACTTAAGTTCACATGCCCATATCGAAAATATTGTCATTGAGTCCTTCCAATCACCTTTTGAAGAGATAAAGTCAGCTGCCTCTTATGCTCTTGGAAACATTGCTGTGGGTAATCTACCGAAGTATTTACCCTTTATCTTAGACAAAATTGATAATCAGCAGAAGAAGCAGTACCTACTGCTCCATTCTTTGAAAGAGGTATCTGCATTTTGGATGATCTTTTATTTCAGGAATTCTTTTCCCTCTTAGGTAATTGCTTGATTTCTCGTCTTATATTGTAATATGTCCTTGGATAACAGGTCATAGTGAGACAGTCTGTAGATAATGCTGAATTCCAGGACTCAAGTGTGGATAAAATACTTAATTTGCTCTTTAATCATTGTGAAAGTGACGAAGAGGGTGTTCGGAATGTCGTAGCTGAGTGCCTGGGAAAAATTGCACTTATTGAACCTGGCAAACTCGTTCCAGCACTGAAGGTATGATTAATGATATTCTTAGCTGTAGATCATTTTTCTTTGGCCTTATTGTTCTGTCTGCAAAGTTTTTAACTTTATTTTTGGTGTAGGAGCGGATTAGTAACCCAGCTGCATTCACCAGAGCGACTGTCGTAATTGCTGTGAAATATTCCATAGTTGAGCGGCCAGAGAAGATAGATGAAATCTTGTCTCATGAAATTTCATCTTTCTTGATGCTTATTAAGGATAAAGACCGGGTATTCCTAACTTGATATTCAAGGATTTTTGCATTCCAGAAACAATTTTCTGTTgcctccccccacccccaccccccttTTCAGTGGTTGTCTGTTAACTTTACGCTTATTGTGATTCATACTTCTCCTGTTCTCAGTCATATCTGCTGTAGTCTTTCATTATGTTCCACTAATTTAACTCTTCATCCCATGCTTTGTTGATTATGCAGCACGTTAGGCGTGCAGCTGTCCTGGCCTTGAGTACCGCAGCTCATAACAAGCCTAACCTGATAAAGGGCCTTCTACCTGAACTCCTGCCACTTCTATATGATCAGACAATAATTAAGGTGTCAAATATCtctttataaattaattattttttttgcattttagttGATATTGTATTTAAAGGCACTTGAAACCACAACACCTTAATTTTGGCTACATGTGTTCGTACCTGAGTTTGGCACCATGTACAAACTTACATGCATAGTTTAACTCCGTCTCTTGGTTCTTTGAAATATGTATGTGATGCTTTGCTTGAGCAGTGGGCCCAAGGATAACACTCCATCCTGCTGAATATTCTTTTAGGAGGATAATTGGATGTAACTTATAAAGCAAGAATCTATAGTGCACTGATGAAGCACATCGTCATTTCTTTGTACTTTTACTTCTGTATTTTTACGTATTTGAAGCTAATCATCTGAGTCAGAGATTGAAATTTAGTCTTGGTTAGTGGATGGAATTTAGCGATAGGTTCGTTTCTTCTCCCCACAAGCAAAATGCCATCATATTTCACAATCTCCAGGTAATTGACCAAGACAACCGTTGGATGCTATCAGCATGCTACTAACATAACAGACTATCTAATGTACGTTGGTGTAAATTATTATGTTGAATACATATCCAATGTATGTTGGTGTAAATTAATTATATGAAAACTGTGCCCTCTCTACTTTCTCCAACCAAAAAAGAAAGTGTAGCCAGAGTGTTGTCAATAGGCCTATGGCCAATCTTTATGCACATTCTTGTGAACATGATTAACTTATGGCCTCCTGTTCATAAGGACTAGGATATGTTTGTACCCACTACCCATTTAAAGTCATATATAGTACGGTATTCACCTTATTAGAGGTTTGCTGCTTATGTTTAGCAGCCTCAATTGGCATCCCCTGTTGGTTTTTATACTGTTAAATTCAGAACTCTCCCTTCATCCGTGGACACTTATCTCACAGTTATCAGGAAAATAAGAACCAAGTGAACCTGTACTGATTCTATTGAAGGAAACTTCTAACTCGTATTATTTAGGACGGTATATGTGTATTTGCTGGCATGTAAAGTTGAATTAATTTTATGTGTCatttttgaaagataatttagGACACATCAGTTGTTCAAAATCGTGTGCTCTAATAGTTTTACTAATATCAGTTGATTGGTGTTGTTCTCCATCATGATTATGCTTCTTCcttgttgcagaaagaattgATAAGGACGGTTGATCTAGGCCCCTTCAAGCATACAGTTGATGATGGACTTGAACTGAGAAAGGCAGCTTTTGAATGTGTAGACACTTTGTTGGACACATGTCTTGATCAAGTGAATCCCTCATCTTTCATTGTTCCATATCTTCAATCTGGTCTGGATGGTAAGCTGACAGCTTGTGATAGACCTGATTCTTTTTCTGttatctttgtttttgttttgaaatgtgttattctggttcttgaatgtATATTTATATTGATGTCTGCTAGTTTTCCCTCTGTTTtcttgggggtgggggtggggagtGGGGTCATTTAGACAAGTCACTGCTCACATATAAGAATTTTGCTGCTGAACTGAGTCTTTTGCCTCCTCTTCCAgatcattatgatgttaaaatgcCATGCCACCTTATCCTTTCTAAACTTGCTGATAAGTGCCCTTCAGCGGTATTAGCAGGTACAACATATTTGCTGCTTTTTTCTAATGAACTAGTTTGCACTGTACTTCTTCAGAAGTTATCCTTACAATATTATTGCTTTGCAGTTCTGGATTCTTTGGTGGATCCTCTGCAGAAAACAATAAATTTCAGACCAAAACAGGATGCTGTCAAGCAAGAAGTTGATCGCAACGAAGACATGATTCGAAGTGCCCTTCGAGCAATTGCATCTTTAAATCGTATCAGGTGAGCATCTTCAGTGTCCTTTAAAATTATAACTACTTTGGTGAGCAGGTTACTGGAATTGAGAACCTACCGCCAAGAAATAAACATGTGAATTAAATTATGAATATAGGTGGATATTACCTTCTTATCCTTTTCATCAATGCTCTTGTTCACTCTGCTGAATGGATTATTGTAGCGTCAATTTTGGAATTTCATGACCAAAATGAAGTAATGTGTCATCGATATTGTACAAGTAGTAGCAAAAAAATTCAGATAGTGGAACTTTTACTCTCCTACTGCTGCGGTGATGCAAGTTCCATTCTGGCTTGATATGCGTATGCATGATAGACAAATATTCTTAATGCTATTTGATACTTCTCTCTTCCCATTTTCTCAATCTTGCTTTGCTTGACCTATGATGTATTCGCCTTTTCTCCCCATCCTTTGCAGTGGAGGAGACTACAGCCACAAGTTCAAGAATCTAATGGGTGAAATTGGGAAGTCACAGACACTCTGGGAGAAGTATTGTTCTATCAGGAATGAGTGACTTTCCCAGCCTTTTTTATCTTTTGGGCTGCAAGTGCAAGAGAGAACTTCCAAACAAGGTTCCTTAGATTTCAGTTGTACAAGTGGGACAAGTATAGTTTTACAGCAAGGAAAGTGAAATGGGGCATTTCTGATAGAAAATGGGCTCGCGGAGAAAGCATATAGGGATGCTAATTGAATCAATGCTACCATGGAATATTTAAAGCACTTTACCTTGTATAGGTTTGGTCTTAGCATTTTGGTTTGTCATATATGCAATGCACATTGTAATTTGGCTCCTTATTTTTGTCTAATTGGTTTTGGGTTCATGGATGTTCATTTGAGTTTTCTTGTGCGGAAGTCTATGAACCTATTCTAGAGTACTTCATGAgatattttccccttttttggtATTTACTTAAAGCACCTATTTGTTCAGGTTAAATACTGATAATTTTCTTTTTGGATTCTGTTGTTCTAATACTGTTGAATTTTTACTTAGGGAGTTGATAAAGCACCTGCTACTGTGTATTGTTATGTTTTCCCGCACAAGTGTTTTCAAGAAATATGAGGGGTTTAGTATATAGGAGTGTATTTGCAGTTAGAGTCATATTACAATGGTTTTTAATCTTAAATTAATTGTAATTTGAATTTGGTATCTTTGAGTGATCACTTGGAAGCATTGTCACAATTCTAATAACGAAATGGCGCAAGGAGTTTAGACAAGGATTCGATTCCCAAATTATTATATGTACCGAATTcgttttactttatatttcttagTTGTAAATAGTTCAGACAATCAAGATTAACGTAAAATTGGTAATATCATCACCATCATACTATGCATACTGTCTTGCTCAATAAAATTTCGATCTTTACTAAATTTCTAGAAAGTAGAGTTGGGAAACTGACTATCCACACCTCATTTGACGATATGAGCA
It encodes the following:
- the LOC107804026 gene encoding cullin-associated NEDD8-dissociated protein 1 isoform X2: MANLTITNILEKMTGKDKDYRYMATSDLLNELNKEGFKLDVELEGKLSSTVLQQLDDAAGDVSGLAVKCLAPLAKKGMSTEIKCECLDILCDVLHKYGNLMASDHEALLTSLLPQLSSNQASVRKKTVSCIASLSSSLSDDLLAKATVEVVRLLSHKGSKSEMIRTNIQMIGALSRAVGYRFGPHLGETVPMLINYCTSASENDEELREYSLQALESFLLRCPRDISYYCDEILHLTLEYLSYDPNFTDNMEEDIDEEILDEEEDDESANEYTDDEDVSWKVRRAAAKCLAALIVTRPEMLSKLYEQACPKLIDRFKEREENVKMDVFSTFIELLRQTGNVTKGHTDLDESSPRWLLKQEVPKIVRSLNKQLREKSVKTKVGAFSVLKELVVVLPDCLAEHIGSLIPGIEKALCDKSSTSNLKIEALIFTRLVLASHSPLVFHPHIKAISSPVISAVGERYYKVTADALRVCGELVRVLRPNIEGSAFDFKPYVHPIYNAIMARLTNQDQDQEVKECAISCMGRVVSTFGDHLQAELSACLPVLVDRMGNEITRLTAVKAFAVIAASPLHLDLSCVIEQVISELTAFLRKANRALRQATLGTLNTLIVAYGDKIGSAAYEVIVMELSTLISDSDLHMTALALELCCTLMADRRSSANVGLTVRNKVLPQALTLVRSSLLQGQALLALQNFFAALVSSANTSFDTLLDSLLSTAKPSPQSGGVTKQALFSIAQCVAVLCLVAGDQKCSSTVNMLTDSLKDDSSTNSAKQHLALLCLGEIGRRKDLSSHAHIENIVIESFQSPFEEIKSAASYALGNIAVGNLPKYLPFILDKIDNQQKKQYLLLHSLKEVIVRQSVDNAEFQDSSVDKILNLLFNHCESDEEGVRNVVAECLGKIALIEPGKLVPALKERISNPAAFTRATVVIAVKYSIVERPEKIDEILSHEISSFLMLIKDKDRHVRRAAVLALSTAAHNKPNLIKGLLPELLPLLYDQTIIKKELIRTVDLGPFKHTVDDGLELRKAAFECVDTLLDTCLDQVNPSSFIVPYLQSGLDDHYDVKMPCHLILSKLADKCPSAVLAVLDSLVDPLQKTINFRPKQDAVKQEVDRNEDMIRSALRAIASLNRISGGDYSHKFKNLMGEIGKSQTLWEKYCSIRNE
- the LOC107804026 gene encoding cullin-associated NEDD8-dissociated protein 1 isoform X1 translates to MANLTITNILEKMTGKDKDYRYMATSDLLNELNKEGFKLDVELEGKLSSTVLQQLDDAAGDVSGLAVKCLAPLAKKVSEQQILEMTNRLCDKLLNGKEQHRDIASIALKTIVSEVPSSSIAQSVLVSISPKLIKGITAPGMSTEIKCECLDILCDVLHKYGNLMASDHEALLTSLLPQLSSNQASVRKKTVSCIASLSSSLSDDLLAKATVEVVRLLSHKGSKSEMIRTNIQMIGALSRAVGYRFGPHLGETVPMLINYCTSASENDEELREYSLQALESFLLRCPRDISYYCDEILHLTLEYLSYDPNFTDNMEEDIDEEILDEEEDDESANEYTDDEDVSWKVRRAAAKCLAALIVTRPEMLSKLYEQACPKLIDRFKEREENVKMDVFSTFIELLRQTGNVTKGHTDLDESSPRWLLKQEVPKIVRSLNKQLREKSVKTKVGAFSVLKELVVVLPDCLAEHIGSLIPGIEKALCDKSSTSNLKIEALIFTRLVLASHSPLVFHPHIKAISSPVISAVGERYYKVTADALRVCGELVRVLRPNIEGSAFDFKPYVHPIYNAIMARLTNQDQDQEVKECAISCMGRVVSTFGDHLQAELSACLPVLVDRMGNEITRLTAVKAFAVIAASPLHLDLSCVIEQVISELTAFLRKANRALRQATLGTLNTLIVAYGDKIGSAAYEVIVMELSTLISDSDLHMTALALELCCTLMADRRSSANVGLTVRNKVLPQALTLVRSSLLQGQALLALQNFFAALVSSANTSFDTLLDSLLSTAKPSPQSGGVTKQALFSIAQCVAVLCLVAGDQKCSSTVNMLTDSLKDDSSTNSAKQHLALLCLGEIGRRKDLSSHAHIENIVIESFQSPFEEIKSAASYALGNIAVGNLPKYLPFILDKIDNQQKKQYLLLHSLKEVIVRQSVDNAEFQDSSVDKILNLLFNHCESDEEGVRNVVAECLGKIALIEPGKLVPALKERISNPAAFTRATVVIAVKYSIVERPEKIDEILSHEISSFLMLIKDKDRHVRRAAVLALSTAAHNKPNLIKGLLPELLPLLYDQTIIKKELIRTVDLGPFKHTVDDGLELRKAAFECVDTLLDTCLDQVNPSSFIVPYLQSGLDDHYDVKMPCHLILSKLADKCPSAVLAVLDSLVDPLQKTINFRPKQDAVKQEVDRNEDMIRSALRAIASLNRISGGDYSHKFKNLMGEIGKSQTLWEKYCSIRNE